CGCCGATCTCCATGCTGGTGCGGCCGGGCTTGTGGGCCACGCCGTTCATGATGGTGTCGATGACGTCGGTCAGCATGTCGCCCAGATAGACGGAGATGATGGCCGGCGGGGCCTCGTTGGCACCCAGACGATGGTCGTTGCCCGCACCCACCGTGCCCAGGCGCAGGGCGGCACTGTGCTTGTGCACGGCACGCAGCACGGCGGCCAGGAAAACGAGGAACTGGGCATTGTCCAGCGGGGTCTTGCCGGGATCGAGCAGGTTGTTGCCCTCGGAATCGCTGATGGACCAGTTGTTGTGCTTGCCGCTGCCGTTGACGCCGGCGAAGGGCTTTTCATGGAGCAGGCAGATGAAATCATGCCGCGGCGCGATCTCATGCAGCAGGTTCATGATGAGCATGTTGTGGTCGGTGGCGATATTGGCGTCCTCATAGATGGGCGCGATCTCGAACTGCCCGGGCGCCACTTCGTTATGCCGGGTCTTGGCCGGGATGCCGAGGCGGAACAGGGCGTCCTCCACATCCTGCATGAAGGCCATGACACGCGCCGGGATGGAGCCGAAGTAATGGTCTTCCATCTCCTGGCCCTTGGCGGGCGGGGTGCCCATCAGCGTGCGGCCCGCCAGCAGCAGGTCGGGACGCAGGGCGGCCAGACGGCGGTCAACGAGGAAGTACTCCTGTTCCGGGCCCACACTGGGACGCACGAAGGTGGCCGTGGTGTTGCCGAACAGGCGCAGGATGCGCATGGCCTGCCGGGAAAGGGCGGAAATGGAGCGCATGAGGGGGATCTTGCGGTCCAGGGCCTCGCCCGAATAGCTGTAGAACAGGGTGGGCACATGCAGCGTGCGGCCGATGATGAAGGCGGGGACAGTGGGGTCCCAGGCCGTGTAGCCGCGGGCCTCGAAGGTGGAGCGCAGGCCGCCGGACGGGAAGGAGGAGGCATCGGGCTCACCGCAGATGAGCATCTTGCCCGAGAATTCGTTGATGACGCGGCCTTCGCCGGTGGGGCTCAGGAAGGCGTCATGCTTTTCGGCGGTCAGGCCGGTCATGGGCTGGAACCAGTGGGTGTAGTGCGTGGCGCCCTTGCTGATGGCCCAGTCTTTCATGGCGCAGGCCACGGTATCCGCGATGTCCGGGTCAAGGCGTTCGCCGCGGGCGATGGTGGCCTTCAGCGTGCGGAACACGGGCTTGGGCAGGCGCTTCTGCAGGATGTCGAGAGAGAAAACGTCGCAACCGAAGATGGCGTCGATATCAGCGGCGGGGGGCTGGTGATCCGGGTGGCTCTGGGCGATCTGCCGGATGGCGTCAGTGCGGGGATTCATAAGGGGACTCCTTGATACGCTTTTTTCAGGCCCGCCGGGAAAGGAAAGAGGGTGAGACCTTTCCGCGGCAGGCCTGATTGGGGAGGAAAACGGTAAAATTTCTGGCAGCTGTTCCTTACAGGGCTGCGGGGCCGCGTTCACCGGTACGGATGCGGATGGCATCCAGCACGTCATAGATGAAGATCTTGCCGTCACCTATCTCTCCGGTGCGGGCTGCGGAAACCGCCTGCAGCACCTTTTCCAGCGCCTCGTCATGGACCACGATCTCTATTTTGACCTTGGGCAGGCAGTCCACGGCGTAGCTTGAGCCGCGATAGACTTCCGTATGGCCGTGCTGGCGGCCGAAGCCGCGGACTTCGCTGTAGTTCATGCCGTGGATGCCGATATCAGTCAGCTGTTGCTTCACTTCTTCGAACTTGGACGGACGGATGATGATTTCGAGCTTTTTCATAGGGGGCTCCAGATGTTCCTAGCGGCAGGTGGAGGTATCTTGATGGTTACAGGGTATAGCCGCGTTCGTTATGCAGGCTGAGGTCCAGGCCACTGACTTCGGAAGCGGGATCCACACGCAGGCCCACCAGGGAATCCGTCAGCTTCAGCAGGATGCGGCTGACCAGGTAGACAAAGCCCCAGGTGGCGACGATGGAGATGATCTGCACCACGAGCTGCCACGGGTTGCCGTAAAACAGGCCGTTGACGCCGTTGATGCTGGCGGAGGCGAACAGGCCGGTGGCGAAGGCGCCCCAGGTGCCGCCCACACCGTGGATGCCCACCACGTCGAGGGCGTCGTCATAGCCCAGGCGGTTCTTGAGCAGGATGCCGCCGTAGCAGATCATGCCGCCGGCAAAGCCGATGAACAGGGCGGGCATGGTTTCCACGAAACCGGCCGCGGGCGTGATGGAGACGAGGCCCGCCAGCGCTCCGGAGATGGCACCCAGGGTCGTGGCCTTGCCGAAGCGCAGGTATTCAAGGATCATCCAGCCGAAGATGCCGCCGGCCGTGGCCAGATGCGTGGTGACCAGGGCGTGGCCCGCAAGGCCGTTGGCAGCCAGGGCGCTGCCGGCATTGAAGCCGAACCAGCCGAACCAGAGCAGGCCGCCGCCAAAGAGCGTCATGGGCAGGTTGTTGGGGATCATGGGCGTCTTGCCGAGATCAGTACGGGGGCCCACCGCATGGGCGCAGGCCAGGGCCGCCGCAGCGGAAGCCATGTGCACCACGGCGCCACCGGCAAAGTCCACGGCACCGAGCTTGGCCATCCAGCCGCCGCCCCAGACCCAGTGCGCCATGGGGCAGTAGGCAAAGATCGTCCACAGTGCGGAGAAGACCAGCATGGCCGAGAAACGAATGCGTTCGGCATAGGCACCGGAAATGAGCGCCACGGTGAGGGCCGCAAACATGCACTGGAAGGCCATGAAGACGTTGTGCGGCAGGTTGGTTGCCGGGCCGTTGGCTTCGGCGCCCACACCCGTGAGGAACACATGGTTGAGATTGCCGATGATGCCGGAAATATCACCGCTGAAGGCGAGGGAATAACCGACCAGGGCCCAGATGATGGAGACCAGCCCCAGGGCCGCATAGCTGTGCATGCAGGTGGAGAGGATGTTCTTTGACCGGACGAGCCCGCCGTAGAACAAGGCCAGGGCGGGAGTCATGAGCATGACGAACGTTGTGCAAATAAGGATGAACGCGGTGTCTGCGGGATTCATGGAAAACCTTCCTGTGGTCTGGCAGTACAGCAGGAGCCGGATCCTGGAGCACTGCGTAAACATGATTGCCGTTTCTCAGACAACGAGCAGCGGCAGACGCCACGAAATAAAGCAAGGACCATGCCAAAAAAGCATGAAAGACAATTATTTTTTTATAATATACTGATATATTTAATGAAAATATTTTTCTGAGAGGGGGAAGCCCGCGCCAAAGAGAGCAGAGGCCAATCTTCAAGAGAATGTTTCTACCGAATAGTAGAAAAAAGGAACCCGCCCGTCCAGTACTTTGCGGCACAAAGGGGATATGCAATATGATACATTTAAAAATCAATGGGATATATCAAACAAATCATTTTTCTACCATGATGTTGAAAATGGCTGTCCCCAAAGCTGATTGAGCATACAATCACAATCTATTTAAATATATTATATTAATATTATTACTTTTTTTTAA
This is a stretch of genomic DNA from Desulfovibrio piger. It encodes these proteins:
- a CDS encoding glutamine synthetase III, encoding MNPRTDAIRQIAQSHPDHQPPAADIDAIFGCDVFSLDILQKRLPKPVFRTLKATIARGERLDPDIADTVACAMKDWAISKGATHYTHWFQPMTGLTAEKHDAFLSPTGEGRVINEFSGKMLICGEPDASSFPSGGLRSTFEARGYTAWDPTVPAFIIGRTLHVPTLFYSYSGEALDRKIPLMRSISALSRQAMRILRLFGNTTATFVRPSVGPEQEYFLVDRRLAALRPDLLLAGRTLMGTPPAKGQEMEDHYFGSIPARVMAFMQDVEDALFRLGIPAKTRHNEVAPGQFEIAPIYEDANIATDHNMLIMNLLHEIAPRHDFICLLHEKPFAGVNGSGKHNNWSISDSEGNNLLDPGKTPLDNAQFLVFLAAVLRAVHKHSAALRLGTVGAGNDHRLGANEAPPAIISVYLGDMLTDVIDTIMNGVAHKPGRTSMEIGVSSLPPLPVDLSDRNRTSPFAFTGNKFEFRAVGSSQSIAPVNIALNTAMACALDDIATELEAATCAGTSLNAALQELLPRLFREHQAVVFNGNGYSAEWPVEAARRGLPNLTTTVDALERYNTPEVMDVFLRQNVLSEREMLARQEILLDTYAKTIAIEASLMLDMGRTQILPVALQEQATAADLVLKTRAVSDEAAVEEERFSGLRGHAVGLNATLAALEQQLAALRAAADAHTAARIARDAVVPAMQACREHCDALERMLNAAVWPLPSYAEMLWLH
- a CDS encoding P-II family nitrogen regulator, which translates into the protein MKKLEIIIRPSKFEEVKQQLTDIGIHGMNYSEVRGFGRQHGHTEVYRGSSYAVDCLPKVKIEIVVHDEALEKVLQAVSAARTGEIGDGKIFIYDVLDAIRIRTGERGPAAL
- a CDS encoding ammonium transporter yields the protein MNPADTAFILICTTFVMLMTPALALFYGGLVRSKNILSTCMHSYAALGLVSIIWALVGYSLAFSGDISGIIGNLNHVFLTGVGAEANGPATNLPHNVFMAFQCMFAALTVALISGAYAERIRFSAMLVFSALWTIFAYCPMAHWVWGGGWMAKLGAVDFAGGAVVHMASAAAALACAHAVGPRTDLGKTPMIPNNLPMTLFGGGLLWFGWFGFNAGSALAANGLAGHALVTTHLATAGGIFGWMILEYLRFGKATTLGAISGALAGLVSITPAAGFVETMPALFIGFAGGMICYGGILLKNRLGYDDALDVVGIHGVGGTWGAFATGLFASASINGVNGLFYGNPWQLVVQIISIVATWGFVYLVSRILLKLTDSLVGLRVDPASEVSGLDLSLHNERGYTL